TACCTTACAATAGTCTAGTATCCAACTTAAGATCTTCTCGCATCCACGTTGCCGGATCTACGACTTCCATCCCACAAATCAAAACAGCCAGTCGAAACCTAAAATCCAGTTTGAATGACTGGCTCAATTCCCCACAAATGCAGTCTATATCAAGAACTTTATACCAAAACCTGAATGATAAATCGGAGGAAATCCGGGTCATAATTAAAACTCAAAACTCAGATTTACAGCGGCTGCCTTGGCATTTGTGGGATGATTTTTTTCAGCACTATCTTAGATCTGAGGTGGCTTTAAGTCTGCCAGTGCGAAGGCAAAAAAAAATAATTTCTAGAGAAAAACCAATAATTTTAGCAGTTTTTGGCAAGCGAGAAGGAGTTGGAAATATCACTGAAATTAAACTTAATACAGACTTGGAGTTGCTAAAACAACATTTATCCACAGATACCGATTTTACTCCTTTAATAGAACCAGAATTAGAGGATTTATACGAGGAAATTGAGAGGCGACCCCCAAATTTATTCTTTTTCGCTGGTCATAGTTCAAGTGAAGAAAATGGGACAAGGGGGCTAATCGAACTCAATCCGGATGAGACAATTACTATTGGTGATTTAAAACCAGCTTTGAGAGAAGCTGTTGAAGAGGGTTTGCAGCTAGCGATTTTCAACTCTTGTGATGGGTTGGGAATCGCCAGAGAATTAGCTGATTTACATATTCCGCAAATCATTGTGATGCGGGAACCAGTGCCAGATGTGGTAGCACAGAAGTTTTTGCAACGTTTTCTCGAAGCGTTTGTTGGCGAAAGATCTGTTAATCTAGCAGTCAGGCGAGCTAGGGAAAGAATACATCATCTGGAGGTAAAGTATCCAGGTGTGACTTGGTTGCCAACAGTTTTTCAAAACCCCGCCGAACCATCACTAACTGGAAACGAATTTCGTCGAATTGCCACTGGGGTAGAACCTACTCAGGCAAATCCAACAACTGAAGCGTCACAACCTGAAAATCAAAGTCAGATATCATGGATGCCAAGTGTAATCATCCAAAAGACGGGTTCCTCTGGAAGCATCGCCAATCCGCCTCCCAGCCAACAGCCAGCTGCAAACCAAGGTTTTTCGCGTATCTGTAGTCAAGGGCATGAAAATTCAATCGGCAACCGTTTTTGCATCCACTGTGGTGAAGCTTTAGAAGCACCGTCTACAGACATAACTAATTTCGCCCTGCCTTCGCAAATACCTTCGTCAACTGAGGGAATCAATCAAAGTCATGCTGCGATCGCTTCCGTAGATTTGGGAAGTATTTTGAAAGGACGCTACAGAATCATCAAACTTTTAGGACAGGGAGGATTTGGTCGAAGTTATCTAGCTGAAGATATAGACCGACTCAGTACTTTATGTGTTGTCAAGCAACTCCAACTTAGTTTTAGGGAACTAGATCATCATTACCATATTGCCAGACGCTTATTTCATACAGAGGCAGAGGTCTTAGAAATATTGGGAAGAGATGACCGAATTCCTCAATTATTGGCTTACTTTGAAGAAAACCAAGAATTTTATTTAATTCAGGAATTTATTGAGGGTGAGGATCTCAGGCGAGAAATTATTTTAGGCAAACAGATGAGTGAATCCTATGTGATTTTCCTTTTGCGAGACGTACTGGAAATACTAGAGTTTGTTCATAAACGGGGTGTGATTCATCGTGATATTAAACCCTCAAACTTAATCAGACGCAAACATGACAGCAAGTTAGTTCTGATTGACTTTGGTGCAGTTAAACA
This portion of the Brasilonema sennae CENA114 genome encodes:
- a CDS encoding protein kinase domain-containing protein, with amino-acid sequence MSKLVVLNIVDGDFENGFPVFLEIATEGQYGFAEANGKLPPAPELLKQYKNWQLPYNSLVSNLRSSRIHVAGSTTSIPQIKTASRNLKSSLNDWLNSPQMQSISRTLYQNLNDKSEEIRVIIKTQNSDLQRLPWHLWDDFFQHYLRSEVALSLPVRRQKKIISREKPIILAVFGKREGVGNITEIKLNTDLELLKQHLSTDTDFTPLIEPELEDLYEEIERRPPNLFFFAGHSSSEENGTRGLIELNPDETITIGDLKPALREAVEEGLQLAIFNSCDGLGIARELADLHIPQIIVMREPVPDVVAQKFLQRFLEAFVGERSVNLAVRRARERIHHLEVKYPGVTWLPTVFQNPAEPSLTGNEFRRIATGVEPTQANPTTEASQPENQSQISWMPSVIIQKTGSSGSIANPPPSQQPAANQGFSRICSQGHENSIGNRFCIHCGEALEAPSTDITNFALPSQIPSSTEGINQSHAAIASVDLGSILKGRYRIIKLLGQGGFGRSYLAEDIDRLSTLCVVKQLQLSFRELDHHYHIARRLFHTEAEVLEILGRDDRIPQLLAYFEENQEFYLIQEFIEGEDLRREIILGKQMSESYVIFLLRDVLEILEFVHKRGVIHRDIKPSNLIRRKHDSKLVLIDFGAVKQISNETFNSQEQSVPIGTPGYFPPEQMVGKPQFSSDIYALGILCIQALTGVHPNKLSLDPNTGEISWYSQANVSPQLARILYKMVRYDFRQRYQSATEVLQDLQRSTTRIPVPTSIVMQAPPSPTKTIYRSRIWMLVAAFIAVILLTGLTFIIFAPKSSTPNQQLPTSEQEKK